A genomic region of Caulobacter vibrioides contains the following coding sequences:
- the astD gene encoding succinylglutamate-semialdehyde dehydrogenase, producing the protein MSGGLFIDGKWRAGHGAALVSIDPATGEAVWSGATASEADVAEAVAAARKAFPAWADRPRDERIAILRRYKDILVERAAAFAEDLSRETGKALWETKAELASMAGKVDLSIRAYDERTGVTENAMPFGRAVLRHRAHGVMAVLGPFNFPGHLPNGHIVPALLAGDTVVFKPSEETPLAGQLMVEALEAAGVPAGVVNLVQGGREAGQALIAHEIDGLLFTGSAAAGTYFRRYFADRPDVILALELGGNNPLVVWNADDAPEAVAALVVQSAFITTGQRCSCARRLIVPNDASGQAVIEATAALVERLTIGAWNDASEPFMGPLISARAAKAARDVASARPGVSILPLDGVAGLGEAFLKPGLIDVTGVDTPDEELFAPLLQVRRVASFDEAMTAANATRYGLSAGLISNDSALWETFLNRIRAGVVNWNRPTTGAAGSMPFGGLGASGNHRPSAYYAADYCAYPVASFEAQEVADTLNDIKGLRG; encoded by the coding sequence ATGAGCGGCGGACTGTTCATCGACGGCAAATGGCGTGCGGGCCATGGCGCGGCGCTGGTGTCCATAGACCCGGCCACGGGCGAGGCGGTCTGGAGCGGGGCGACCGCCAGCGAGGCCGACGTCGCCGAAGCGGTCGCCGCAGCGCGCAAGGCGTTCCCGGCCTGGGCCGACCGTCCGCGCGACGAGCGGATCGCCATCCTGCGCCGCTACAAGGACATTCTGGTCGAGCGTGCGGCGGCCTTCGCCGAGGACTTGAGCCGCGAGACCGGCAAGGCGCTTTGGGAGACCAAGGCCGAGCTCGCATCGATGGCGGGCAAGGTCGACCTGTCGATCCGCGCCTATGACGAGCGCACCGGCGTCACGGAGAACGCGATGCCGTTCGGTCGCGCGGTCTTGCGCCACCGCGCCCATGGCGTCATGGCCGTGCTAGGGCCGTTCAACTTCCCGGGACACTTGCCCAACGGCCATATCGTGCCGGCTCTGCTGGCCGGCGACACGGTGGTGTTCAAGCCGTCGGAAGAAACGCCGCTGGCGGGTCAATTGATGGTCGAGGCCCTCGAGGCCGCCGGCGTGCCGGCCGGCGTGGTCAATCTCGTCCAGGGCGGGCGTGAGGCCGGACAGGCGCTGATCGCCCACGAGATCGACGGTCTGCTGTTCACAGGCTCAGCCGCAGCCGGAACCTACTTCCGCCGCTACTTCGCCGATCGCCCGGACGTGATCCTGGCCTTGGAACTGGGCGGCAACAACCCGCTGGTGGTGTGGAACGCCGATGATGCGCCGGAGGCCGTGGCGGCCCTGGTCGTGCAGTCGGCCTTTATCACCACCGGCCAGCGGTGCTCGTGCGCGCGCCGGCTGATCGTGCCGAACGACGCTTCCGGCCAGGCGGTGATCGAGGCGACGGCGGCTTTGGTCGAGCGCCTGACGATCGGCGCCTGGAACGACGCGAGCGAGCCGTTCATGGGCCCGCTGATCTCCGCCCGTGCTGCGAAGGCCGCCCGGGATGTCGCTTCGGCGAGGCCTGGCGTTTCGATCCTCCCGCTGGACGGTGTCGCGGGCCTGGGCGAGGCGTTCCTCAAGCCCGGCCTCATCGACGTCACCGGCGTCGACACCCCCGACGAGGAGCTGTTCGCGCCGCTGCTGCAAGTCCGCCGGGTCGCGAGCTTCGACGAGGCGATGACGGCCGCGAACGCCACGCGCTACGGCCTTTCTGCGGGGCTTATCTCCAATGATTCAGCGCTTTGGGAGACGTTCCTCAATCGTATTCGCGCCGGCGTAGTCAACTGGAACCGGCCGACCACCGGCGCTGCCGGTTCGATGCCGTTCGGCGGTCTGGGCGCGTCCGGCAATCATCGGCCAAGCGCCTACTACGCCGCAGACTACTGCGCCTATCCGGTTGCGAGTTTCGAAGCGCAGGAAGTGGCTGACACCTTGAACGATATCAAGGGTTTGCGAGGATGA
- a CDS encoding hydrolase codes for MHLTSEDRGVLDRIAQDGGRIVDRAVDWCAVNSGSRNLEGLERQRQILLDATASLPAAPVDIPLAPSREIDANGREVEFPHPPSLAVIVRPEAPVQVILTGHYDTVYPEGSPFQVVRTRPDGALHGPGIADMKGGISVMLAALEAFEAHPLAANIGYRVLLSPDEEIGSIASGPVLSEFACLGHVGLTYEPALADGALAAARKGSGNFHIVIHGRAAHAGRDFAAGRNAVVGAARVAEKLHAVNGLRDGLTVNVARIDGGAPLNMVPDIAVVRFNVRFPEAETAAWFQAEVARIVSEVDPDLHAHLHGLITRGAKPFNAAQQKLFGAVKEAGALLGQDITWKPSGGVCEGNNLFASGLPNVDTLGVRGGDIHSEAEHAWPESFVERAQLSATILMKLASGEIDARAIRAAMETV; via the coding sequence ATGCATCTCACGTCAGAAGATCGCGGCGTTCTGGACAGGATCGCGCAGGATGGCGGTCGGATCGTCGACCGAGCCGTCGACTGGTGCGCCGTGAACTCCGGAAGTCGGAACCTTGAGGGGCTGGAGCGTCAGAGGCAGATTCTGCTCGACGCCACCGCCAGCTTGCCGGCTGCGCCGGTCGATATCCCGTTGGCGCCGTCGCGCGAGATCGACGCCAATGGCCGCGAGGTCGAGTTTCCGCATCCGCCGTCCCTCGCCGTGATTGTCCGGCCCGAAGCGCCGGTTCAGGTCATCCTCACGGGGCACTACGACACCGTCTATCCGGAAGGCAGCCCCTTCCAGGTGGTGCGCACCCGTCCGGACGGCGCGCTGCACGGCCCGGGCATCGCCGACATGAAGGGCGGCATCTCGGTGATGCTGGCGGCGCTGGAGGCCTTTGAGGCGCACCCCCTGGCCGCCAACATCGGCTATCGGGTCCTTCTGTCGCCGGACGAGGAGATCGGCTCGATCGCGTCAGGCCCGGTGCTCTCAGAGTTCGCGTGCCTGGGGCACGTGGGCCTTACCTATGAGCCGGCCTTGGCCGACGGCGCCCTGGCCGCGGCGCGCAAGGGGTCGGGCAATTTCCACATCGTCATCCACGGCCGCGCCGCGCACGCCGGGCGGGATTTCGCGGCGGGCCGCAACGCCGTCGTCGGGGCGGCGCGCGTCGCCGAGAAGCTGCATGCTGTGAACGGTTTGCGCGACGGTCTTACGGTGAATGTGGCGCGGATCGACGGCGGCGCGCCTCTGAACATGGTGCCCGACATCGCCGTCGTCCGGTTCAATGTCCGCTTTCCGGAAGCCGAGACCGCAGCCTGGTTCCAGGCCGAGGTCGCGCGGATCGTGAGCGAAGTCGATCCCGACCTGCACGCGCATCTACACGGCCTGATCACGCGTGGCGCCAAGCCGTTCAACGCCGCCCAGCAAAAACTGTTCGGGGCGGTGAAGGAAGCTGGCGCTCTGCTGGGGCAGGACATCACCTGGAAGCCTTCCGGCGGCGTTTGCGAAGGCAACAACCTCTTCGCGTCCGGCCTGCCCAACGTCGACACCCTGGGGGTGCGCGGCGGCGATATCCATAGCGAGGCCGAGCACGCCTGGCCCGAAAGCTTCGTCGAGCGCGCCCAGCTCTCGGCGACGATCCTGATGAAACTGGCCAGCGGGGAGATCGACGCCAGAGCGATCCGCGCGGCCATGGAGACTGTCTGA
- a CDS encoding translocation/assembly module TamB domain-containing protein, which produces MIVAGVLAALLLVMAGGLRLAPITPQGRMFLEARASGLKLGRIGKLHIEGLSGDIWKDFGVRRLTITDEKGIWLEAHDLRVAWRPTELFGRRFHAEQITARDVIVLRRPAMGAKGKSGAAPISVDLDAFAFRLLTRPAFSGAEGDFDVNGAYEMARRGGQKGKIAAASRLHVGDRVDVDFDLGRSRSLRLLADATEANGGAIAGALGLPADKTFDLKAKAEGTTSRAAFDVVARSGRETPLEARGAWTEQGGSARGRVDLEASRLTERLARMFGPRADFTINGRKATTDGLSALKIGFTSENLVLRGEGLADLSKRRTGPDGLAFTARVGALNRIVTIPKMGRGEVQGAFRLVDGGFVVEGRTDVSDLELLGYRLKRATGPAKVSWVKGDLEIEGQATTSGGGGTGLLAVLGSSPKATFEGGRVKGGRFLIKAARIEAPNLIVTGQGGRGLLGGLTFDGEMKVASLAPVREGAKGSVNAKWSASSFAGRPWSFTVDSKAANFATGYAEIDRLLGLAPRLAGRASWSAGVLTVAEARLDGANAALKTSGKLGQGLALDFGLDWTATGPFRAGPVDIAGAAAGDGRVGGTLSAPRADLNAVFDTIDLPRLPLSKARLTLTFARGANGTDGAAALQAESQYGPARGRASFRFSPGGIELSDVDVDAGGAKAQGAVSLREGLPATADLRVAVEQGAFLPQGAIRGTARLVDAPGGGSPSATLDLLAEDVASGAWKVRSARIKADGPLSRLPLSIDARGEAPGGLWRLSGAGDLAQAGKIYDLTLNASGRVGRTELKTREAARIRFGDGPTQARLRLAVDKGRADIDADLGGATAMLKAELAGVSLTAFDPDLDGDIDGSFNLQGQGDVLGGDFAVRLSHARERGAKIEQSIDAKIQGALRDNQLSIIADGDNRQGLKAEANLVLPVEASAKPLRLAINRRRGVQGRFSAQGEIKPLWDLLLGPERSLSGRINLQASLGGTLGDPRLIGQATLDGGGFDDGQSGLRLRNVTLRSALADNAIDVSQAIGEDGQGGSISGAGRISLSRGGEGNFKLDMKSFRLIDNDLASAVATGQASVNRSADGKIKLTGAVTLDRADVSAQTKTPAGVVAMDVVERNRPGDLDQGLQRRPTTGGMILDLDLKAPRRIFVRGRGLDVELSLDAHVGGTSLAPQLSGVARMVRGEYDFAGKRFEFDDDGVVFLSTQLDQVRLDLSATREDTALTAVVRILGTAAKPEITLTSRPELPSDEVLSQVLFGASAAQLSPIEAAQLASALAALAGGGGFDVIGNLRSFARLDRLAFAEGATGMTVAGGKYVTDDVYVEIIGGGREGPAAQVEWRIRRTLSLVSRIGGQNDAKLSVRWRKDY; this is translated from the coding sequence CTGATCGTGGCCGGCGTTCTGGCCGCGCTTCTGCTGGTGATGGCGGGCGGGCTGAGGCTCGCGCCGATCACCCCGCAAGGTCGGATGTTCCTGGAAGCGCGCGCCTCGGGCCTGAAGCTTGGCCGGATCGGCAAGCTGCACATCGAAGGATTGTCCGGCGATATCTGGAAGGATTTTGGGGTTCGCCGCCTGACGATCACCGACGAAAAGGGGATCTGGCTCGAGGCCCACGACCTGCGGGTCGCCTGGCGGCCGACCGAGTTGTTCGGGCGACGCTTCCATGCCGAGCAGATCACCGCGCGCGACGTCATCGTGCTTCGCCGGCCTGCGATGGGGGCGAAGGGAAAATCTGGCGCGGCCCCGATTTCGGTCGACCTGGACGCGTTCGCCTTCCGGCTGCTCACGCGCCCCGCCTTCAGCGGCGCCGAGGGCGACTTCGATGTGAACGGCGCCTATGAGATGGCGCGACGCGGAGGCCAGAAGGGTAAGATCGCCGCCGCGTCACGACTACATGTCGGCGACCGCGTGGATGTGGATTTCGATCTGGGACGCTCAAGGTCGCTCCGCCTTCTCGCGGACGCGACCGAGGCCAATGGCGGCGCGATCGCGGGCGCTCTTGGGCTGCCTGCCGACAAGACCTTCGACCTGAAGGCCAAGGCGGAGGGGACCACTAGCCGGGCGGCCTTCGATGTCGTCGCGCGGTCGGGACGCGAGACGCCGCTTGAGGCGCGCGGCGCCTGGACTGAGCAGGGCGGGTCGGCCCGCGGACGTGTCGATCTGGAGGCCTCAAGGCTGACCGAGCGACTGGCGCGCATGTTCGGTCCTCGCGCGGACTTCACCATCAACGGCCGCAAGGCCACCACCGACGGCCTGTCGGCGCTGAAGATCGGCTTTACCTCCGAGAATCTGGTCCTGCGGGGCGAGGGTCTGGCGGACCTGAGCAAGCGCCGCACCGGCCCCGATGGCCTGGCCTTCACCGCTCGAGTGGGCGCGCTGAACCGGATCGTGACCATCCCCAAGATGGGCCGCGGCGAGGTGCAGGGCGCGTTCCGGCTCGTCGATGGCGGCTTTGTCGTTGAGGGGCGGACGGATGTCAGCGATCTCGAACTGCTAGGCTATCGCCTGAAGCGGGCGACGGGGCCTGCGAAGGTCAGTTGGGTCAAGGGAGACCTTGAGATCGAAGGCCAGGCGACCACGTCTGGCGGCGGCGGCACAGGCCTGCTGGCGGTGCTCGGGTCCAGTCCCAAGGCGACCTTCGAGGGCGGCCGGGTCAAGGGGGGCCGGTTCTTGATCAAGGCCGCGCGGATCGAGGCGCCGAACCTGATTGTCACCGGCCAAGGCGGTCGGGGGCTACTGGGCGGCCTGACGTTTGATGGCGAGATGAAGGTCGCCAGCTTGGCGCCCGTTCGGGAAGGCGCAAAGGGCTCGGTCAACGCCAAGTGGTCTGCCTCGAGCTTCGCGGGCCGGCCTTGGAGCTTCACGGTTGACAGCAAGGCGGCCAACTTCGCGACCGGTTACGCCGAGATCGATCGTCTCCTGGGCTTGGCGCCGCGCCTGGCGGGCAGGGCGAGCTGGAGCGCCGGCGTCCTGACCGTCGCCGAGGCCAGGCTGGACGGCGCCAACGCGGCGTTGAAGACGTCGGGCAAGCTGGGCCAGGGGCTGGCTCTGGACTTCGGGTTGGATTGGACGGCGACAGGACCCTTCCGCGCCGGCCCGGTGGACATTGCGGGCGCGGCGGCTGGCGATGGACGGGTGGGCGGAACGCTCTCGGCGCCACGCGCCGATCTGAACGCGGTGTTCGACACCATTGACCTGCCCCGGCTGCCGCTGTCGAAGGCGCGGTTGACACTGACCTTCGCGCGCGGCGCCAACGGAACCGACGGCGCGGCCGCCTTGCAGGCTGAAAGCCAGTATGGTCCCGCGCGTGGTCGCGCATCGTTCCGGTTCTCGCCGGGCGGGATCGAGCTTAGCGATGTTGATGTCGACGCGGGCGGCGCCAAGGCGCAGGGCGCGGTCTCGCTGCGCGAGGGCCTCCCCGCGACGGCGGACCTCAGGGTCGCGGTCGAGCAAGGCGCGTTCTTGCCGCAAGGTGCGATCAGGGGAACCGCGCGGCTGGTCGACGCGCCAGGCGGCGGCTCGCCGAGCGCCACCTTGGATCTTCTGGCCGAAGATGTCGCCAGCGGCGCTTGGAAGGTGCGATCCGCGCGCATCAAGGCCGATGGCCCGCTCTCGCGCCTACCTCTATCCATCGACGCACGAGGCGAGGCTCCGGGTGGGCTTTGGCGGCTCAGTGGCGCTGGCGACTTGGCTCAGGCCGGAAAGATCTACGATCTGACGCTGAATGCATCGGGGCGTGTCGGGCGAACCGAACTGAAGACACGGGAAGCGGCCCGCATCCGGTTCGGCGATGGTCCGACGCAGGCGCGTCTTCGGCTGGCGGTCGACAAGGGACGGGCTGACATCGACGCTGACCTTGGCGGCGCGACAGCGATGTTGAAGGCCGAGTTGGCCGGGGTTTCCCTGACCGCCTTCGACCCGGACCTGGATGGCGACATCGACGGGTCCTTCAACCTGCAAGGCCAGGGCGACGTCCTCGGTGGCGACTTCGCCGTGCGGCTGTCCCACGCGCGTGAGCGGGGCGCGAAGATTGAACAGTCCATCGACGCCAAGATCCAAGGCGCGCTGCGCGACAATCAGCTGTCCATCATCGCCGACGGCGACAACCGCCAAGGTCTCAAGGCCGAAGCCAATCTCGTGCTGCCGGTCGAGGCGTCGGCCAAGCCGCTTCGACTGGCCATCAACCGCCGCCGAGGCGTTCAGGGCCGCTTCTCCGCGCAAGGCGAGATCAAGCCGCTGTGGGACCTTCTGCTGGGTCCGGAGCGGTCTTTGTCGGGGAGGATCAACCTTCAGGCCAGCCTGGGCGGTACGCTGGGGGATCCGCGGCTGATTGGTCAGGCGACGCTCGACGGCGGCGGTTTCGATGACGGCCAGTCGGGCCTGCGGTTGCGGAATGTGACGCTCAGGTCGGCGCTGGCGGACAACGCCATCGACGTCAGCCAGGCGATCGGTGAGGACGGGCAGGGCGGTTCGATTTCCGGCGCGGGCCGGATCAGCCTTTCGCGCGGCGGTGAAGGCAACTTCAAGCTCGACATGAAGAGCTTCCGCCTGATCGACAACGATCTGGCCTCGGCGGTGGCGACGGGCCAGGCCAGCGTGAACCGCTCGGCGGACGGCAAGATCAAGCTGACCGGGGCTGTGACCCTCGATCGCGCCGACGTTTCGGCTCAGACCAAGACCCCGGCGGGCGTCGTGGCCATGGATGTCGTCGAACGCAACCGCCCCGGGGACCTGGATCAGGGCCTGCAGCGGCGTCCCACAACGGGCGGGATGATCCTTGACCTCGACCTGAAGGCGCCGCGCCGCATCTTTGTGCGAGGGCGTGGTCTCGATGTGGAACTGTCGCTAGACGCCCATGTCGGCGGCACCTCGCTCGCCCCGCAACTGAGCGGCGTCGCGCGCATGGTGCGCGGCGAGTACGACTTCGCCGGCAAGCGGTTCGAGTTCGACGACGACGGCGTCGTTTTCCTGTCCACACAACTGGATCAGGTGCGGCTGGATCTGTCCGCGACTCGCGAAGACACCGCGCTGACGGCGGTGGTGCGCATCCTGGGCACGGCGGCCAAGCCGGAGATCACCCTGACCTCGCGGCCGGAACTGCCCAGCGATGAGGTTCTGAGCCAGGTGCTGTTCGGCGCTTCGGCCGCGCAACTGTCGCCCATCGAAGCCGCCCAGCTGGCTTCGGCCCTGGCCGCGCTGGCGGGCGGTGGTGGCTTCGACGTCATCGGCAACCTGCGCAGCTTCGCACGCCTCGATCGCCTGGCTTTCGCCGAGGGCGCGACCGGCATGACGGTGGCGGGCGGCAAGTACGTCACCGACGATGTCTATGTCGAAATCATCGGCGGCGGCCGTGAGGGGCCCGCAGCCCAGGTCGAGTGGCGGATTCGCCGGACGTTGTCTCTGGTCTCCCGTATCGGCGGTCAGAATGACGCAAAGCTTTCCGTTCGCTGGCGAAAGGACTATTGA
- a CDS encoding GNAT family N-acetyltransferase: protein MSITVRRATVADRDAIVAVHRSAAVTPGALARTPEEVTTAFAEAAIAADICLVAVDADGTVCGEIHAKRETIALFAHVLGGLTVAVRPDQQGRGVGSKLFEALINWARSAEPEIVRIELAAGAGNPGAVRLYERLGFRHEGRQVARGRLPDGRFEDDILMGLLLRPVG from the coding sequence ATGAGCATCACGGTTCGTCGCGCCACGGTCGCCGATCGCGACGCGATCGTCGCTGTGCATCGCTCCGCAGCGGTGACGCCCGGCGCCTTGGCTCGCACGCCCGAGGAGGTGACGACGGCCTTTGCCGAGGCCGCGATCGCCGCTGACATCTGTCTTGTCGCGGTCGACGCGGACGGAACCGTCTGCGGCGAGATCCATGCGAAGCGCGAGACGATCGCGCTGTTTGCTCACGTCCTGGGCGGCCTGACAGTCGCCGTGCGTCCTGACCAGCAGGGGCGTGGGGTTGGCTCCAAACTGTTCGAGGCGCTGATCAACTGGGCGCGATCGGCGGAACCTGAGATCGTGCGGATCGAGCTGGCGGCCGGCGCGGGCAATCCGGGCGCGGTTCGCCTCTATGAGCGGCTGGGCTTTCGCCATGAGGGCCGGCAGGTTGCGCGCGGTCGCTTGCCCGATGGCCGCTTCGAGGACGACATCCTGATGGGTCTGTTGCTGCGACCCGTCGGTTAG
- a CDS encoding arginine N-succinyltransferase, producing MLVVRPAGSADFEALMELAVLSGRGFTSLPEDEPTLRTRLALSEASFQAGVAPPEAWYTLMLEDLDAGSIEGVAGVKAGVGLKRPFFSFRVVTLAQSSPTLEMRFDHKALVLVNECAGWSEVGSLFLRPEKRKGGAGRLLAQSRYMLIGIEPQRFAEMVLAELRGWFNEDGGCPFWEHVASKFFRLEFDQADLMSASTDGQFILDLAPRHPIYTELLPEEARDVIGRVHRDGEAARAMLEREGFRYQGLVDLFDAGPTVACPRDDIRTVRDARRLRVKPGEDAYGEEALISTGEVARFRAVRAPVLIDGDAAILGRDAMEALGVSEGEVVRVKA from the coding sequence ATGCTCGTCGTCCGTCCCGCCGGTTCTGCAGACTTCGAAGCCCTGATGGAGCTGGCCGTCCTGTCTGGACGCGGCTTCACCAGCCTGCCCGAGGACGAGCCCACGCTTCGCACGCGTCTTGCCCTGTCGGAGGCCAGCTTCCAGGCCGGGGTCGCGCCGCCCGAGGCCTGGTACACCCTGATGCTGGAGGACCTGGACGCGGGAAGCATCGAAGGCGTCGCGGGCGTGAAGGCCGGCGTTGGCCTCAAGCGGCCGTTCTTTTCGTTCCGCGTCGTGACGCTGGCCCAGTCTTCGCCGACCCTTGAGATGCGCTTTGACCACAAGGCGCTGGTGCTGGTGAACGAATGCGCGGGCTGGTCCGAGGTCGGTTCGCTGTTTCTCCGCCCCGAGAAGCGCAAGGGCGGGGCCGGGCGGCTGCTGGCCCAATCGCGCTACATGCTGATCGGCATCGAGCCGCAACGCTTCGCCGAGATGGTGCTGGCCGAGCTGCGGGGCTGGTTCAACGAGGACGGTGGCTGCCCGTTCTGGGAGCACGTGGCCAGCAAGTTCTTCCGGCTGGAGTTCGACCAGGCAGACCTGATGAGCGCCTCGACCGATGGGCAGTTCATTCTCGACCTGGCGCCCCGTCACCCGATCTATACCGAGCTTCTGCCCGAAGAGGCCCGCGATGTGATCGGCCGTGTCCATCGGGACGGCGAGGCCGCGCGGGCGATGCTGGAACGCGAAGGCTTCCGCTATCAAGGCCTTGTCGACCTGTTCGACGCCGGCCCGACCGTGGCCTGTCCGCGCGACGATATCCGCACCGTGCGCGATGCGCGCCGACTGCGGGTCAAGCCGGGCGAAGACGCCTACGGTGAAGAAGCTTTGATCTCCACCGGCGAAGTGGCGCGGTTCCGCGCGGTGCGGGCGCCGGTGTTGATCGATGGTGACGCGGCGATTCTCGGTCGGGATGCGATGGAGGCCTTGGGTGTCAGCGAAGGCGAAGTTGTGCGGGTGAAAGCATGA
- the astB gene encoding N-succinylarginine dihydrolase produces the protein MTFALEANCDGLVGPTHSYVGLSPGNLASTRNAGEVSNPRGAALEGLSKMRRLADLGLPQFVLAPHERPAVNLLKALGFSGSEDAIIASAWKDAPALAAAACSASPMWAANAATVTPSADAADGRVHFTPANLLTNLHRSLEGPQTTRSLRRLFPDETRFAVHDPLPAQPHFADEGAANHVRLCAEHGAPGVNLFVWGREAWGHWDGRFPARQTREAFEAVQRRHGAARAVFPQQGKAAIEGGAFHNDVVCVGTRECLFFHERAFEDRAAMEREVRAAANGLFEPVFVEVTEAELPMADLVASYLFNSQLLVVPGEDRLVLLAPVETRDNPRAYAVAEGLAASNGPIGRVEYVDVRQSMRNGGGPACLRLRVVLTEAELAATNPAQRFTADLQETLADWIIRRYRDRLSPADLADPRLLTESREALDELTQILGLGDDFYPFQRTA, from the coding sequence ATGACCTTCGCTCTGGAAGCCAATTGTGACGGCCTGGTCGGGCCGACCCATTCCTATGTCGGGCTCTCGCCCGGCAACCTGGCGAGCACGCGCAACGCCGGCGAGGTCTCCAATCCACGCGGCGCGGCCCTGGAAGGGTTGTCCAAGATGCGGCGTCTGGCCGATCTGGGCCTGCCCCAATTCGTGCTGGCGCCGCATGAAAGGCCGGCCGTAAACCTTCTGAAAGCGCTTGGCTTTTCGGGCTCGGAAGACGCGATCATCGCCTCGGCGTGGAAGGACGCGCCGGCCTTGGCGGCGGCGGCCTGTTCAGCCTCGCCGATGTGGGCCGCCAACGCCGCGACGGTCACGCCCAGCGCCGACGCCGCCGATGGACGCGTGCATTTCACGCCGGCCAACCTGCTGACCAACCTGCATCGTAGCCTGGAAGGCCCGCAGACCACCCGGTCGCTGCGACGCCTGTTTCCGGACGAGACGCGGTTCGCCGTCCACGACCCGTTGCCGGCCCAGCCGCATTTCGCCGACGAGGGCGCGGCCAACCATGTGCGGCTCTGCGCCGAGCACGGTGCGCCGGGCGTCAATCTGTTCGTCTGGGGGCGCGAGGCTTGGGGCCACTGGGACGGCCGTTTCCCCGCCCGCCAGACAAGGGAAGCGTTTGAGGCTGTCCAGCGCCGGCACGGTGCGGCCCGCGCGGTGTTTCCGCAGCAGGGCAAGGCGGCGATCGAGGGTGGCGCGTTTCACAACGACGTCGTCTGCGTGGGCACGCGTGAGTGCCTGTTCTTCCACGAGCGAGCGTTCGAGGACCGCGCCGCGATGGAGCGCGAGGTTCGGGCTGCGGCGAACGGGCTGTTCGAGCCTGTCTTCGTCGAGGTGACCGAAGCCGAGCTGCCGATGGCCGATCTGGTCGCCAGCTACCTGTTCAATTCCCAACTGCTGGTCGTTCCCGGCGAGGACCGGCTGGTGTTGCTGGCGCCGGTCGAGACGCGAGACAACCCGCGCGCCTACGCCGTGGCCGAAGGCCTCGCGGCCTCGAACGGACCCATCGGCCGGGTCGAGTATGTCGATGTCCGCCAGAGCATGCGCAATGGCGGCGGCCCTGCCTGCCTGCGCCTCCGTGTCGTGCTGACAGAGGCTGAGCTGGCGGCGACGAACCCGGCCCAACGCTTCACAGCCGACCTTCAGGAGACCCTGGCCGACTGGATCATCCGTCGCTATCGCGACCGCCTCTCACCGGCGGATTTGGCCGATCCGAGGCTCTTGACCGAGAGCCGCGAGGCGCTTGACGAGCTGACCCAGATTCTGGGATTGGGCGATGACTTCTACCCCTTCCAGAGAACGGCATGA